The following is a genomic window from Lysinibacillus sp. JNUCC-52.
TCTAACTCAACGCTAGAAGCAATTTGATGGATTGTCTTTGTACCATCTATATGGACTCTCGTTATATGCTTCAAATTAAGCTCATCGGCTTGTTCTTGTCTTCTTACAACTAACGTCACATCGAAACAAGCCTCTGCTAAGAAACTAGCCATTAGCTGACCGACTGCACCAGCTCCAATAACTACTACATTCACAACGTTCGCCACCTCCACTTAATGTAAAGAGGCTATCTAAACAGTAATAAAAAAACCTTTAAACAGCCTAAACTGAAGTACTAAACAACTTCTCCAGCATTTACTTGTCTCGTTCTACAATACCATAAACACCATTTTCTTTACGCCATAGAAGGAGGTGCCTCAGAAATTCATCTGAGACACCTCCTTTTCAGGTGTTTCTATTATACAAGATTAGCTGGTGTTTATGATACAAGAATGGTTATTTTCATCCAATGTAGGTAAAATGTTGAGTCGACGTTAGCGTTTACATTCTATGACTTCTTTTGCATCATTTTCTTAAAAGACCTTACTCTTTCTTTGAAAAAGAACGTAACGATCTACTTACAATCATTTTCCCTTCGACCCGTTAATCTTTCATTAAAGAATAGCCTTGCTGTAACCACTTCACTAGCTTTTCATGTTCATTTTGTAATTCCCGATGTTTAATCTCAAGACTTTGATAAGCTTCTGTCAATTCATCAAAACTCGTTAACGCTAATTTCAAATGACTTCGCATAGATTGTTGAGGTTGATTGCGAACAGCTAAAAGCGATTGACTATATTGCCCGCGTAACGTCTTGTTCCAACGAAAACCACACGCTTGTTTTGTACGTCCGAGTTCATCCGCAGCCATTTCAAAAGCCTCTAACTGCGTTTTCCCATTTTGCACATTATGCAAGACGATTTCTGCTAATCTTTCATCGTCTTCCTTCGTCCATTGATCTTTTCTTTTTTTCAGTTCCATAATCTATCACCCTCACATTTTTTACTACTATATGCGTTATCAGGCAAAATAGAATCACAGGACGAAAAAAGACAGTGATTATGTTTGAATGTAATCACTGCCACTATACGCTATTTATTGTTCTTTTTAGTTAGAAAATTATTAACTGCCTCATGATGTGCTTCGCTCTCCCACAATTTTGCACATGTGCGAACTTCCTCCATTACACGCTCATACATATTACGTTCACGCCATTTACGAAGTTCAATTTCTTTATATGCCTTGTGCACAGAAGGATGAATTTTACGCATATGTTCAATAAAATCATTTAACGCAAGTTGCTTCGATCCCTCAAATACGCGCATCGCCCAACCAATGTCATATAGTAATTCAGCTGGATATGGCTTTGCATCCACTAGCATCTTCATTGCGCGATCATGACGTAAACCTCGTTCAAATAAGTATGTACCGCCACCCCATCCACTTGTAATTGCTAATGTCCCTTGAATAAAGCCACATTTAGCATGACTCGCCACTAAGCGAAAATCACAAGCAGTCGCTATCTCACAACCTCCACCTACAGCTGTTCCATTGATTAACGCAATCGTCGGTACTGGCAATGTAGCAAGATCATATAAAATCTCACCCATCTTACTTAACATACCAAACGCTTCATCTTCCGTTTCAAGGGAATGAAACTCCGATAAATCGCCACCTGAACAAAAGGATTTTTCCCCCGCTCCTGTCACGACTAAAAAACGTACATCGTCATGATTTTGTATATATGTAATTACTTCCCGAAGACCATTCATTACCTCATCGTTCACAGCGTTACGCTTTTCCTCACGATTTATAGTAAATGTCATAATCCCATCTTGATTGTCAATTATATAAGCCACTACTGTTCCCCCTTAGTCCCCTTCAATTATGTTTAGTGTAATCGGAGCCAACTAAAAACCCCTAAGCCCCCACTGACTACAAGTTAAATAAATTGTATCACACAATTATTATAGTACTATATAACTTTATAATATTTATTAAAAATTCTGTCACTTCACATAAACAAAAAGGCTAGTAAAGAGCCATGGTCTCTCTACTAGCCTTTTAAGTGAGCAAACACTGTATTATTTGCTTACTACTTCTTTACCTTTGTATTGTCCGCAAGCTTTGCAAACACGGTGTGATAATTTTGCTTCACCACAGTTTGGGCAAGCTACCATACCAGGTACAGATAGTTTGAAATGCGTACGACGCTTTCTTTTTGCAGTTTTAGAAGTTCTTCTAAATGGTACAGCCATTGATGGCACCTCCTTACAGATCGTCTATTCGTCTGTTTGATCAAAATACTTAGCTAAATCAGCTAGTCTTGGATCCACTTTTGGTTCGTCAGTTTTTTTGTGAAGTTCCACGTCTTCATCAGTTGCGTAAGACCAGTTTTTACCACCATGCACTTGTCCTTCGGTATTCTCTTTGAATACTTGCATTGGGACCTCAAGAAGAACTAACTCCTCAATAACTGGCTTCATGTCGATAACATCACCATCTATATAGTGAATATCACCGTCATCTTCCCCTCTTTTTTCTTCGTCAATCCAGCTGAACATTTCAACTGTCTCAACGTTGATAGGAAACTCAACATCTTCCCAAGTGCGAGCACACGGGAGTGTTAACGTAGCTGTCACAGTAAGCTGACAAGTCATTTGCGATGCACCGAATGTACATAGCCCTTTTACATGAACGGGCGAAATTGCTCGAATATCCTGGTTTCGCTCCATCACCTCATCCAATTGGACATAGGTATCGATCGGCATTCCGTCTTGACGGTATTTAGATAATTGATGAATTGACCATTTCATTCGTTTAATCACCTCGAGACAACACTGTTGATTATATAATGTGTAAAAATAGATGTCAAGATAATTTCTTGTCACCACTCGAAAACCCACCTATAATTAAGTACATCATAATTATGCTACTTAGCCACAATACACAACCTATACAAAAATTTCAATAGCAATGTGCAAAGAATAGCTAAAGGCACTATAAAACTATTTGTAGCAACCTGATTGGTCAGAAACAAGTAGCACCAAATAGAAATAAAGGGGGTTTTACGTAATGAAAGCAGTTGGTATTGTTGTTGAATATAATCCTTTTCACAATGGACATGCTTATCACTTAGAACAGGCAAAAAAAGTAGCGCAAGCAGATATAGCAATTGCTGTTATGAGCGGTACATTTTTGCAGCGCGGTGAACCTGCCATGGTAGATAAATGGACACGTACAAAAATGGCCCTCGCTAGCGGAGTTGATATTGTAATTGAGCTACCGTATGTCTATAGTACCGCACCCGCTACGGATTTCGCA
Proteins encoded in this region:
- a CDS encoding transcriptional regulator, which translates into the protein MELKKRKDQWTKEDDERLAEIVLHNVQNGKTQLEAFEMAADELGRTKQACGFRWNKTLRGQYSQSLLAVRNQPQQSMRSHLKLALTSFDELTEAYQSLEIKHRELQNEHEKLVKWLQQGYSLMKD
- a CDS encoding enoyl-CoA hydratase/isomerase family protein; the encoded protein is MAYIIDNQDGIMTFTINREEKRNAVNDEVMNGLREVITYIQNHDDVRFLVVTGAGEKSFCSGGDLSEFHSLETEDEAFGMLSKMGEILYDLATLPVPTIALINGTAVGGGCEIATACDFRLVASHAKCGFIQGTLAITSGWGGGTYLFERGLRHDRAMKMLVDAKPYPAELLYDIGWAMRVFEGSKQLALNDFIEHMRKIHPSVHKAYKEIELRKWRERNMYERVMEEVRTCAKLWESEAHHEAVNNFLTKKNNK
- the rpmF gene encoding 50S ribosomal protein L32; the protein is MAVPFRRTSKTAKRKRRTHFKLSVPGMVACPNCGEAKLSHRVCKACGQYKGKEVVSK
- a CDS encoding YceD family protein, giving the protein MKWSIHQLSKYRQDGMPIDTYVQLDEVMERNQDIRAISPVHVKGLCTFGASQMTCQLTVTATLTLPCARTWEDVEFPINVETVEMFSWIDEEKRGEDDGDIHYIDGDVIDMKPVIEELVLLEVPMQVFKENTEGQVHGGKNWSYATDEDVELHKKTDEPKVDPRLADLAKYFDQTDE